A DNA window from Fodinibius sp. Rm-B-1B1-1 contains the following coding sequences:
- a CDS encoding amidohydrolase family protein, protein MDKVITFITLLVLVLVGAQGSLAQDFGELAEGPYDRLVIRNAMVIPGHGGPPVGPYDIVVEQDKITEMIPFDPVTAERRGNSDRPTGNRVIDASGKYVMPGLIDLHGHLRQEPMSLEYIYYLKLAHGVTTFGPASDRGVENAMEEVRREQQNELLAPTMYPLWSWGSGLDYDQEFLENPENADQIAREMVEKGAHQVYLNGITWNDELFEAAAKAVWEAGGVTGVHIPPSNTAVIDAVDAARLGVTMILHHYGYAESSLDREVQDYPRDYNFNNENHRFREAGTVWQQANKKKLLGEVADSLAEYGVIMQPTRVVYEANRDILRAQSLPWHEKYTHQSLIEWNLPDPAYHGSYHYEWTSDDEQIWYEAYDLWGDLIYEFNKRGGTVAYGTDDNYIWATPGFSNIRELQLIRESGMHTLEVLKAATQNSAKALRIEDETGLVRPGYEADLLIVDGSPLYNLRFMYSFGAITLDNNDEMYRTEGIIHTIKDGVVINNDKLMEEVARMVKESKEGVGENIANEPFLIEEE, encoded by the coding sequence ATGGATAAAGTAATAACGTTTATAACACTTTTGGTTTTAGTACTGGTAGGGGCTCAAGGGAGCTTGGCACAGGATTTCGGTGAGTTGGCCGAAGGACCCTATGATCGTTTAGTAATTCGTAATGCGATGGTTATCCCGGGACACGGGGGCCCACCGGTAGGTCCTTATGATATTGTGGTTGAACAGGATAAAATAACTGAAATGATCCCATTTGATCCGGTTACAGCTGAACGGCGTGGTAATTCGGACCGACCAACGGGGAACCGTGTCATTGATGCCAGCGGAAAATATGTAATGCCGGGACTAATTGACCTGCATGGGCATCTTCGCCAGGAACCCATGTCTCTTGAATATATTTACTATCTAAAACTTGCTCATGGGGTAACAACGTTTGGGCCGGCTTCGGATCGCGGAGTAGAAAATGCGATGGAGGAAGTTCGCCGAGAACAACAAAATGAGTTACTGGCGCCTACCATGTATCCGCTGTGGTCTTGGGGTTCAGGATTAGATTATGATCAAGAGTTTTTGGAGAATCCTGAGAATGCAGATCAAATAGCGCGAGAAATGGTGGAAAAAGGAGCTCACCAGGTTTACCTGAATGGTATAACCTGGAATGATGAACTTTTTGAAGCTGCCGCCAAAGCTGTTTGGGAAGCTGGTGGAGTAACAGGTGTACACATCCCACCTTCAAATACGGCGGTAATAGATGCAGTTGATGCAGCGCGACTGGGTGTTACTATGATTCTGCACCACTATGGATACGCTGAATCTTCGCTCGACCGAGAGGTTCAGGACTATCCCCGGGATTATAATTTCAATAATGAAAACCACCGTTTCAGAGAAGCAGGAACGGTGTGGCAGCAGGCGAATAAGAAAAAGCTGTTGGGTGAAGTGGCTGATTCACTGGCAGAGTACGGGGTCATCATGCAACCAACCCGCGTGGTGTATGAAGCTAACCGGGATATTTTGCGGGCTCAAAGCTTACCGTGGCATGAGAAATATACTCACCAGTCGCTTATAGAATGGAACCTTCCTGATCCAGCTTATCACGGATCATATCACTATGAGTGGACATCTGATGACGAGCAAATTTGGTATGAGGCTTATGACCTATGGGGAGATCTAATATATGAATTCAACAAACGTGGTGGTACTGTTGCCTATGGAACAGATGATAACTATATCTGGGCAACACCAGGATTTTCCAATATACGGGAGCTCCAGCTGATCAGGGAATCGGGCATGCATACTCTTGAGGTGTTGAAAGCGGCAACTCAAAATAGTGCTAAAGCTCTTCGCATAGAAGATGAAACAGGTTTGGTGCGACCGGGTTACGAAGCAGATTTGCTTATTGTTGATGGAAGCCCGCTGTATAACTTACGTTTTATGTATTCCTTTGGAGCGATAACTTTGGACAATAATGATGAGATGTATCGTACTGAAGGTATTATTCATACAATCAAAGACGGAGTTGTTATCAATAATGATAAGTTGATGGAAGAAGTGGCCCGAATGGTGAAAGAATCTAAAGAAGGCGTGGGGGAAAATATTGCAAATGAGCCCTTTTTAATTGAAGAAGAGTAG
- a CDS encoding amidohydrolase family protein — protein sequence MCKLFRIGISVIVGGFLLVAISTPIWAQPSDPAPDRPSDEGQGPYERLIIRGATVIDGTGAPASGPKDIVIEDNRIVSVESVGYPGVPIDEEERPDGATKEIDASGMYVMPGFIDMHVHTGGKPKVPNAEYTYKLWMGHGITTARGVPFDELEWSLSEKERANNNEITAPRMYSYHRIGSGWEDREVTDPESAREWVRWAKDQGIDGLKLGAHDPEIMKAVLDEAEKLDLNSTAHLDQMGVARMNTLDAAKLGLGAQTHYYGLFESMYDDHDVQPYPYDHNYQNEQHRFGQVARQWDKIVEPGGKEWNNLIDQFLDYDLTMDPTMTIYEASRDVMRARAAEWHKDYTLPSLWDFYSPSRRAHGSYWFNWTTEDEIEWKKFYDRWMQFLDDYKDAGGRVTTGSDSGFIYKLYGFGYIRELELLQEAGFHPLEVIRSATMSGAEELYKKVDEDAPFGIIRPGKLADLVIVDENPLENLKVLYGNGAVQVEGVNEVKRAGGVKYTIKDGIVYDAQKLLEDVRNMVDKQAEEEGEKEWY from the coding sequence ATGTGTAAATTATTTAGAATAGGAATATCAGTTATTGTTGGTGGTTTTCTTTTAGTAGCAATTTCAACTCCAATATGGGCTCAGCCATCTGATCCTGCACCTGATCGTCCATCCGATGAGGGGCAAGGACCTTATGAGCGGCTTATCATTCGAGGTGCAACTGTAATTGATGGAACAGGTGCGCCAGCTTCAGGGCCGAAGGATATTGTTATTGAAGATAACCGAATAGTATCAGTAGAAAGTGTAGGGTATCCGGGGGTTCCGATTGATGAGGAAGAGCGTCCAGATGGAGCTACCAAAGAGATAGATGCTTCGGGCATGTATGTAATGCCTGGTTTTATAGATATGCATGTTCATACCGGTGGGAAACCAAAGGTGCCTAATGCTGAATATACCTATAAGCTTTGGATGGGACATGGAATCACGACGGCAAGAGGAGTCCCCTTTGATGAGCTGGAATGGTCGTTAAGCGAGAAGGAGCGGGCCAATAACAATGAAATTACAGCACCCAGAATGTACAGCTATCATCGGATAGGTTCTGGATGGGAAGATCGTGAGGTTACAGATCCCGAGTCGGCGCGAGAATGGGTACGCTGGGCGAAGGATCAGGGGATTGATGGTCTTAAATTAGGTGCACATGATCCTGAAATAATGAAAGCAGTATTAGATGAAGCTGAAAAATTGGATCTAAATAGTACTGCTCACCTTGATCAAATGGGGGTTGCTCGAATGAATACATTAGATGCTGCTAAATTAGGATTGGGAGCACAAACACACTACTATGGTTTATTCGAATCTATGTATGATGATCATGATGTTCAGCCCTATCCCTATGACCATAATTATCAAAATGAACAACATCGATTTGGCCAGGTAGCACGACAGTGGGATAAAATTGTAGAACCGGGAGGAAAGGAGTGGAATAACCTTATCGATCAGTTTTTAGATTACGATCTAACCATGGATCCTACAATGACTATCTATGAGGCAAGCCGTGATGTAATGAGAGCACGGGCAGCGGAATGGCATAAAGACTACACGTTACCCAGTTTATGGGATTTCTACTCTCCAAGTAGACGTGCACATGGTTCGTATTGGTTTAACTGGACAACTGAAGATGAGATCGAATGGAAAAAATTCTACGATCGTTGGATGCAGTTTCTTGATGATTATAAGGATGCTGGAGGCAGGGTAACTACAGGATCAGATTCTGGTTTTATATATAAACTGTATGGTTTTGGATATATTCGGGAACTGGAACTTTTGCAAGAAGCAGGGTTCCATCCCTTAGAAGTTATTCGTTCGGCAACAATGTCTGGGGCAGAAGAACTTTATAAAAAAGTAGATGAAGATGCTCCATTTGGTATTATACGTCCCGGTAAGCTTGCGGATTTAGTAATAGTTGATGAAAACCCACTGGAAAATCTGAAAGTTCTTTATGGAAATGGAGCTGTTCAAGTTGAAGGTGTCAATGAAGTTAAGAGAGCAGGTGGGGTTAAGTATACGATTAAAGATGGTATTGTGTATGATGCCCAAAAACTGTTAGAGGATGTTCGAAATATGGTTGATAAGCAAGCTGAAGAAGAGGGAGAAAAAGAATGGTATTAA
- a CDS encoding RagB/SusD family nutrient uptake outer membrane protein: MERLFQKITTRYGAIPILVLSILFMGSCGIMDVENPNSLTEEDVSIPSSANGLKNGVLSALMTGTGWTYASISTVSDEIYWTGSYESYKTYNEGRVAFEENEITVAGYPEISEARYMSDLAVTRLEEFDSNGELNDRSILVRTYIYAALTRITIADTYDNFVFSDGRETSPPIGEENMSQLYDQAISMLNEAVSISREIENETYEMQALGVRARAKHAKGVWEKLNPKGDVPQDPLVSGTGASDDAEAALDLMTQDYKAQFNYNEPQLQNYLANQVNSRGEITLSDPFDDIKTGEEDPRVVDIQEDFEDIGTYTENYSPLTWLSAREMRLIIAEEAVGTNDTEARNQINAVRALDGLPDMELTDTNFEEFIEHERRANLYLQGRRLNDMYRFGSQSDNWLSGEDALETPGILLPIPANERLANPDV; encoded by the coding sequence ATGGAACGTTTATTTCAAAAGATAACAACTCGTTACGGTGCGATACCGATTTTAGTATTATCCATTTTATTTATGGGAAGTTGTGGAATAATGGATGTAGAAAATCCTAACAGTTTGACTGAAGAAGATGTGAGTATTCCTTCTTCAGCGAATGGATTAAAAAATGGTGTTCTTAGTGCCCTAATGACTGGAACGGGATGGACATATGCATCTATATCTACGGTTAGTGATGAAATTTATTGGACAGGCTCATATGAATCGTATAAGACTTATAATGAAGGAAGAGTAGCCTTTGAAGAAAATGAAATCACGGTTGCTGGTTATCCCGAGATTAGCGAAGCACGGTATATGTCAGATTTAGCTGTTACCAGATTAGAAGAGTTTGATTCAAATGGTGAATTGAATGATAGGTCAATCTTGGTGCGTACATATATTTATGCTGCACTCACACGAATAACAATTGCTGACACATATGATAACTTTGTGTTTTCAGATGGACGAGAAACGAGTCCACCAATAGGAGAAGAAAATATGAGTCAGCTTTATGATCAGGCTATTAGCATGTTAAATGAGGCTGTAAGCATTTCAAGAGAAATTGAGAATGAAACATATGAGATGCAGGCATTGGGGGTTCGTGCTCGAGCTAAGCATGCTAAAGGAGTATGGGAGAAGCTAAACCCCAAAGGTGACGTTCCGCAAGACCCATTAGTTTCAGGGACAGGAGCATCCGATGATGCAGAAGCAGCCTTAGATTTAATGACGCAAGATTATAAAGCCCAATTCAATTATAATGAACCGCAACTTCAAAACTATTTGGCAAACCAGGTAAATAGTCGGGGAGAAATTACATTATCGGACCCGTTTGATGATATAAAAACTGGCGAAGAAGATCCTCGGGTAGTAGACATACAAGAGGATTTTGAAGATATAGGAACATATACCGAAAACTATTCGCCTTTGACATGGTTATCAGCTCGCGAAATGCGGCTGATTATTGCTGAAGAAGCGGTTGGAACCAATGATACAGAAGCACGCAACCAGATCAATGCAGTACGAGCGCTTGATGGATTGCCTGACATGGAGCTTACTGATACTAACTTTGAAGAATTTATAGAGCATGAACGCCGTGCCAACCTTTATTTACAAGGGCGAAGGTTAAATGATATGTATCGCTTCGGGTCTCAATCAGACAATTGGTTGTCAGGGGAAGATGCATTAGAAACGCCGGGTATATTACTGCCAATTCCAGCGAATGAAAGATTAGCAAACCCTGATGTGTAG
- a CDS encoding glutathione peroxidase, which yields MKTLGLLITLLLMTLAPDDITTDSVHEFTLTDIDGNKISLHEFEGKVLLIVNTASECGYTPQYEGLQDLYAKYKDDGLVILGFPANNFGGQEPGTDEEIKQFCKVNYDVSFPMFSKISVKGNDQHPLFTYLTTAKNPNFTGEIKWNFEKFVVGKNGTLKHRFRSDVEPKSDEILRAIETELNS from the coding sequence ATGAAAACCTTAGGACTCTTAATAACACTTTTACTGATGACATTAGCTCCTGACGATATAACTACAGACTCTGTACACGAGTTCACACTTACTGATATTGATGGTAATAAAATTTCGTTACATGAATTTGAGGGAAAGGTATTACTTATCGTAAATACTGCATCTGAGTGCGGTTACACTCCTCAATATGAGGGATTACAAGACTTATATGCAAAGTATAAAGATGATGGTCTCGTTATATTGGGCTTTCCTGCCAATAACTTTGGTGGCCAAGAACCGGGAACGGACGAGGAGATTAAACAGTTTTGTAAAGTAAACTATGATGTAAGCTTTCCGATGTTTTCAAAAATTTCGGTAAAGGGTAACGATCAACATCCTCTGTTTACCTACTTAACAACGGCTAAAAACCCAAATTTTACTGGTGAGATTAAATGGAATTTTGAGAAGTTCGTTGTTGGTAAAAATGGTACCCTCAAACATCGCTTTCGCAGTGATGTTGAACCTAAAAGCGATGAAATTTTGCGGGCAATAGAAACGGAATTAAATAGTTAA
- the apaG gene encoding Co2+/Mg2+ efflux protein ApaG, which yields MYQPVFKEVSHDICVEVTPIYLEEESSPVTHKHVFAYFVTIRNMGGQEVQLLRRHWDIKDSEGEDHEVDGEGVIGLQPKISPGDVHKYNSFCVLRSYRGSMQGYYTMKRADGEKLNVQIPKFLLSAHILN from the coding sequence ATGTATCAGCCTGTATTTAAAGAGGTTTCTCATGACATTTGTGTTGAGGTAACGCCCATTTATTTAGAGGAAGAATCAAGTCCAGTTACGCACAAACATGTTTTTGCATACTTCGTGACGATTCGAAATATGGGAGGTCAGGAAGTGCAGTTGTTACGTCGACATTGGGATATAAAAGATTCTGAGGGAGAAGATCACGAAGTGGATGGAGAAGGGGTGATTGGATTACAACCTAAAATTTCTCCTGGAGATGTACACAAGTATAACAGCTTTTGTGTGCTAAGATCATACCGGGGAAGTATGCAAGGATATTACACAATGAAACGGGCTGATGGTGAAAAACTAAATGTGCAAATTCCCAAGTTTTTATTAAGTGCTCACATATTGAACTAA